A genomic window from Pseudomonadales bacterium includes:
- a CDS encoding slipin family protein, whose protein sequence is MEIFSVVVIALAAGLLMSAFKVLREYERGVVFMLGRFQKVKGPGLIIIIPVIQQMVRVDLRTLVLDIPSQDLITRDNVSVKVNAVLYFRVVDPERSIINVENYMEATGQLAQTTLRSVLGQHELDELLAERERLNNDIQEILDQQTDQWGIKVANVEIKHVDIDESMIRAIARQAEAERERRAKIIHAEGEEQAAQKLVDAAVLLSQRPEAMQLRYMQTLTEIAGEKSSTIVFPLPVSFMDSLSRMAAGPDG, encoded by the coding sequence ATGGAAATTTTTTCGGTTGTAGTCATCGCCCTGGCAGCCGGCCTGCTGATGAGCGCGTTCAAGGTGCTGCGCGAGTACGAGCGCGGTGTGGTGTTCATGCTTGGACGCTTCCAGAAAGTCAAAGGACCCGGTCTGATCATCATCATTCCCGTGATCCAGCAGATGGTCAGGGTAGATCTGCGCACCCTGGTGCTGGACATCCCCAGCCAGGATCTGATTACCCGGGACAACGTTTCGGTGAAGGTCAATGCTGTTCTGTATTTCCGGGTCGTGGATCCGGAGCGGTCCATCATCAATGTTGAAAACTACATGGAAGCAACCGGTCAACTGGCGCAGACCACCCTGCGTTCCGTGCTGGGTCAGCACGAACTCGATGAACTGCTCGCGGAGCGGGAAAGGCTCAACAACGATATCCAGGAAATCCTTGATCAACAGACAGATCAGTGGGGCATCAAGGTCGCCAATGTCGAGATCAAACATGTGGATATCGACGAAAGCATGATCCGGGCAATCGCCCGGCAGGCCGAGGCCGAGCGGGAACGACGCGCGAAGATCATTCATGCAGAGGGCGAGGAGCAGGCCGCGCAGAAACTCGTGGATGCCGCCGTGCTGCTCAGTCAGCGTCCGGAGGCCATGCAGCTGCGCTATATGCAGACTCTGACAGAGATCGCCGGTGAAAAGAGTTCTACTATCGTTTTCCCGCTTCCGGTCTCATTCATGGATTCGTT
- a CDS encoding nodulation protein NfeD, with protein MDRWLKLLVAAAAVSAGIILAAAEPAGAASDAVQPSGTTGHSAARVWLVEFDGALGPATADLIVRSIDSAGAAGASALIIRMDTPGGLDKSMRQVVQAILAAEIPVITYVAPGGARAASAGTYIAYASHIAAMAPASNIGSSTPVSIAPQPSLPVPAQPQPSPDGEGAPEGAATAPVPGDAMTRKVINDAVAYLQSLAELRGRNIEWAEATVREGANLRASEALELNVIDLISRDLDELLQAVDGLEVKLSSGSTQLRTAGAAIHFVESDWQHDLLELITDPTIAYGLLIIGIYGLMLEFYNPGMVLPAVVGVICLLLGAYGLQMLPVNYAGLALILVGIGMMVAEIFTPTFGVLGVAGVAAFAFGSVMLLDTQSPGYSVPLSVIAAFTVSTGALVVLGIGAAVRARGQAVRTGPEAFAGAPAVAIETFESTGRVRAFGEIWQAVCEKPVTAGERLRVIRKEGLTLIVEAAPVSEA; from the coding sequence ATGGACCGATGGCTGAAACTTCTGGTGGCGGCCGCAGCGGTGAGCGCCGGGATCATCCTTGCTGCCGCGGAACCGGCCGGGGCGGCCTCTGATGCCGTGCAGCCGTCCGGGACCACAGGGCACTCCGCTGCCCGGGTCTGGCTGGTGGAATTTGATGGAGCGCTCGGCCCGGCAACCGCGGATCTGATTGTCCGATCGATCGACTCTGCCGGCGCGGCGGGTGCGAGTGCCCTTATCATCCGCATGGATACCCCCGGCGGCCTGGACAAGTCCATGCGGCAGGTGGTGCAGGCGATACTGGCCGCAGAGATTCCGGTCATCACTTATGTTGCACCCGGCGGTGCCCGTGCCGCGAGTGCTGGAACCTACATCGCTTACGCAAGCCATATCGCCGCGATGGCGCCGGCGTCCAATATCGGTTCCTCGACACCGGTGAGCATTGCGCCTCAGCCGAGCCTGCCGGTGCCGGCTCAGCCCCAGCCTTCGCCGGACGGAGAGGGGGCGCCGGAGGGGGCTGCGACCGCGCCGGTACCAGGCGACGCGATGACACGCAAGGTGATCAACGACGCGGTCGCCTATCTGCAGTCTCTGGCCGAACTGCGCGGGCGCAATATCGAATGGGCCGAGGCAACGGTTCGGGAAGGTGCGAATCTGCGCGCTTCAGAAGCGCTTGAACTGAATGTCATAGATCTGATCAGCAGGGATCTGGATGAACTGCTGCAGGCTGTCGATGGCCTTGAGGTGAAGTTGAGCAGTGGATCGACGCAACTGCGTACTGCCGGGGCTGCGATCCACTTCGTGGAATCAGACTGGCAGCACGACCTTCTCGAGTTGATCACGGATCCCACCATTGCCTACGGCCTGCTGATTATCGGCATCTACGGACTGATGCTCGAGTTCTACAATCCGGGCATGGTGTTGCCTGCGGTAGTAGGCGTGATCTGTCTGCTTCTCGGGGCCTATGGTTTGCAGATGCTGCCGGTCAACTACGCAGGACTGGCGCTGATTCTGGTGGGTATCGGCATGATGGTTGCTGAAATTTTCACACCAACCTTCGGGGTGCTGGGTGTTGCCGGGGTGGCGGCGTTCGCTTTCGGATCTGTGATGCTGCTCGATACCCAGTCCCCTGGTTACAGCGTACCGCTTTCGGTAATCGCCGCATTCACCGTGAGCACCGGTGCGCTGGTGGTGCTCGGTATCGGCGCCGCGGTACGGGCGCGTGGACAGGCTGTCCGCACCGGACCGGAAGCGTTCGCAGGCGCTCCGGCTGTGGCGATTGAGACGTTTGAATCAACCGGTCGCGTTCGAGCCTTCGGTGAGATCTGGCAGGCAGTCTGTGAAAAACCGGTTACTGCGGGTGAGCGGCTGCGCGTGATACGCAAGGAGGGTCTGACCCTGATTGTCGAGGCGGCCCCGGTGTCTGAAGCTTAA
- a CDS encoding DUF4136 domain-containing protein has translation MDTYVPDHCHGTAEPFSTYALRMENVPGFIHEVIDVSIRGALERVGLTARDEGADIRVNVALEIIDRNPPRMHSDPFGETVAPNELNRFVTHLKVGITDARTERLIWTGAMDRFHAIQGGETFHDERAALIISQAFDDMFVGLTTACE, from the coding sequence ATGGATACCTACGTTCCCGATCACTGCCACGGCACCGCAGAACCCTTTTCGACCTATGCATTGCGCATGGAAAACGTACCTGGATTCATCCATGAAGTGATCGATGTCTCGATTCGGGGTGCACTGGAACGGGTCGGGCTGACTGCGCGGGACGAGGGTGCCGATATACGGGTCAATGTCGCACTGGAAATAATCGATCGGAATCCTCCTCGCATGCACAGTGACCCCTTCGGTGAAACCGTTGCGCCGAACGAACTGAACAGATTTGTCACCCACCTCAAAGTTGGCATCACCGACGCCAGAACTGAGCGCCTGATCTGGACTGGAGCCATGGACCGTTTCCACGCGATTCAGGGTGGGGAGACGTTCCATGATGAGCGTGCTGCGCTCATCATCAGCCAGGCCTTCGACGACATGTTTGTTGGCTTGACCACAGCATGCGAGTAG
- a CDS encoding universal stress protein: MTRMRKVLIALDATDEAEDVLEGATSIDPRGAVEYQVITVVPPLVGGVSGMDGASFAASWPLRDMEETIAAETTRYVRERAAAFGIEPQKVSTRIGRPAVEIRAHAEHIGADLIVIGSHGRHGITGLLLGSTANGVLHNSPCDVLIVRIQADEGDRKEGKQKSVKEDKAKENRTTENRGKETGTKQSRDKDKNA; this comes from the coding sequence ATGACCAGAATGCGAAAGGTGCTTATCGCCCTCGATGCGACGGATGAAGCGGAAGACGTGCTGGAGGGTGCTACCAGCATCGACCCCCGGGGCGCTGTGGAGTACCAGGTGATCACCGTGGTGCCGCCGCTGGTCGGTGGGGTCAGTGGTATGGATGGAGCGAGTTTTGCGGCCTCCTGGCCGTTGCGCGACATGGAAGAAACCATTGCTGCGGAAACGACCCGGTACGTGCGGGAACGTGCAGCCGCTTTCGGCATCGAGCCACAGAAAGTGTCGACTCGAATCGGCCGTCCGGCGGTCGAGATCCGTGCCCATGCAGAGCACATCGGCGCGGATCTGATCGTGATCGGTTCACACGGGCGTCACGGAATTACCGGGCTGCTGCTGGGATCTACTGCCAATGGCGTCCTTCACAACAGTCCATGCGATGTACTCATCGTCCGGATCCAGGCGGATGAGGGAGACCGCAAGGAAGGAAAACAAAAAAGCGTAAAGGAAGATAAAGCAAAGGAAAACAGAACGACGGAAAATAGAGGAAAGGAAACCGGAACAAAGCAAAGTAGAGACAAGGACAAGAACGCGTGA
- a CDS encoding universal stress protein, which yields MGYKTILAAIDLSDESQQVLDEAKRLATDHGAKLMILSVVKPLTQVYGGLDMAAYTQATVNFEREAQVQVLAQLQELGKKLGVKADDVQVTIGSPASQIVDVAKTAGADLIVVGSHGRHGLGLLLGSTANGVLHHAECDVLTIRIKD from the coding sequence ATGGGCTACAAAACCATACTCGCCGCAATTGATCTGTCGGATGAATCACAGCAGGTACTGGACGAAGCCAAGCGCCTCGCCACGGACCATGGGGCGAAGCTGATGATCCTTTCGGTAGTCAAGCCACTCACCCAGGTCTACGGCGGGCTGGACATGGCCGCTTACACCCAGGCAACCGTCAATTTTGAACGGGAAGCACAGGTACAGGTGCTCGCTCAACTGCAGGAGCTGGGCAAGAAACTTGGAGTCAAAGCGGACGATGTGCAGGTCACGATAGGCTCGCCTGCTTCACAGATCGTCGATGTCGCGAAGACCGCGGGAGCCGATCTGATAGTGGTGGGCTCACACGGGCGTCATGGCCTGGGGCTGCTGCTGGGCTCGACGGCGAATGGCGTGCTCCATCATGCAGAATGCGATGTGCTCACCATCAGAATCAAAGACTGA
- a CDS encoding universal stress protein, producing MRAFHMYKTILAAIELTEDAASRVLRRAATLLAPGGKLIVAHVVEPQYVQYSFDPTFTGSLNHELEAQAIATATGRLAELCAAFSRAEKVSVDAQIIVLGRAADRIHDLARDHSAEVIVVGAHNQQGWHRLLGSTANAVLHGAPVNVLVTRLPG from the coding sequence GTGCGCGCCTTTCATATGTACAAAACCATACTTGCAGCCATAGAGCTGACCGAGGACGCCGCTTCCCGGGTACTGCGCCGCGCGGCCACACTGCTGGCTCCTGGAGGAAAGCTGATTGTTGCACACGTGGTCGAACCACAGTACGTGCAGTACAGCTTCGACCCCACCTTCACCGGCTCTCTGAATCATGAACTCGAAGCGCAGGCCATCGCCACAGCGACAGGCAGGCTTGCCGAGCTCTGTGCTGCATTCTCCCGGGCGGAGAAGGTCAGCGTGGACGCGCAGATCATCGTGCTTGGCCGGGCGGCCGATCGGATACACGATCTCGCCCGGGATCACAGCGCGGAAGTCATCGTGGTGGGTGCACACAATCAGCAGGGCTGGCACCGGCTGCTGGGCTCCACAGCGAATGCAGTGCTGCACGGAGCACCGGTCAACGTGCTCGTCACCCGGCTGCCGGGATAA
- a CDS encoding globin has translation MSANRYFDASYERLFGEGVGIDQRADQFFSKFYTHFLADPEVAELFSGTDMAHQAGMLRSSFFHLVAFYASHKPSAELDRIARLHDRLGILHVLYDTWLDALIQTVREEDADCDELTEMAWRLAMTPGLTYMRLVGHLGAGHSRTQD, from the coding sequence ATGAGCGCGAACAGATACTTCGACGCCAGCTACGAACGCCTGTTCGGAGAGGGAGTCGGCATCGATCAGCGTGCAGATCAGTTCTTCAGTAAATTTTACACTCACTTTCTCGCCGACCCGGAGGTGGCCGAGCTGTTTTCCGGTACCGACATGGCCCACCAGGCCGGCATGCTGCGCAGTTCCTTTTTCCACCTTGTCGCCTTCTACGCCAGCCACAAACCCTCCGCAGAACTCGACCGGATTGCTCGCCTTCACGATCGGCTGGGAATCCTGCATGTGCTCTACGACACCTGGCTCGACGCACTGATCCAGACGGTGCGGGAGGAGGACGCCGACTGCGATGAACTTACCGAGATGGCGTGGCGCCTGGCAATGACGCCAGGATTGACCTACATGCGCCTGGTGGGTCATCTTGGGGCTGGACATAGCCGCACCCAAGACTGA